ACTAAATAAAAAAACTTTGTGCCTTTGCGATTTTCCAACAACTAAATTATTTCAAAGCCTGTTCATTAATATACCCAATCAACCCATCAAAATCCTCCTGCGAATATCCCAACGTCAAATAATGAATATCATCCGCTTTTCGATACCAGGTCAATTGACGTTTTGCATATCTTCGGCTGTTTTTCTTTATTTCAGAAACGGCAAAATCTAAATCCCATTCGCCATCAAAATATTTGAATAATTCTGAATAACCAACCGTTTTCAAAGCTGTTAAATCTTTAAATCCTTCCAGACTTTTTGCTTCTTCCAGCAAACCTTTCTCCATCATAATATCCACTCTCCTATTGATTCGGTCGTACAATTCTTCTCTCGGCGCTTCAATTCCGATTCGGATCGAATTAAAATCTCTGGAATCCTGTGAAACAGCAATTTGTTCAGAATATTTTTTATTAGTCTGCCAAATGACATCAATCGCTCGTAAAAGTCTTCTGTGATTATGAAAATCAACAACGTTGAAATATTCAGGATCGAGTTCTTTTAATATTTCCTG
The sequence above is a segment of the Chryseobacterium sp. MYb264 genome. Coding sequences within it:
- the miaA gene encoding tRNA (adenosine(37)-N6)-dimethylallyltransferase MiaA, with translation MKKKNLISVVGPTGIGKTRLAIDLAKHFNTEIISCDSRQFFKGMEIGTAAPSAEELTEAPHHFIGNLSVQEYYSIGQYEEDALKKLNELFKDHDTVILVGGSMMYEKAVIEGLNDLPEADEDNQKKLHEILENEGIDKLQEILKELDPEYFNVVDFHNHRRLLRAIDVIWQTNKKYSEQIAVSQDSRDFNSIRIGIEAPREELYDRINRRVDIMMEKGLLEEAKSLEGFKDLTALKTVGYSELFKYFDGEWDLDFAVSEIKKNSRRYAKRQLTWYRKADDIHYLTLGYSQEDFDGLIGYINEQALK